The stretch of DNA CTCGATATCCTGTTCGCCAATGCCGGAACCGGTGCGCTGGTACCTCTTACCGAGATCACGTCCGAGCATTATGACGAGACCTTCGACATCAATGTGAAGGGTACGATCTTCACGGTGCAGAAGGGCCTGACGCTGATGGGCCAGGGTGGTTCGATCATCCTCACCGGCTCGACCACCGGCGTGATGGGGACGCCTGCGTTCAGCATCTACAGCGCTTCGAAGGCCGCTGTCCGCAACCTCGCGCGCAGCTGGGCGCAGGATCTGCGTGGTACGGGTATTCGCGTCAACGTCCTGTCGCCTGGACCAACGCTCACCGAACTGGCGGCGGAAGTCGTCGGTCGCGATGCGATGATCGAGATGGGGTCTACCACACCGATAGGGCACGTCGGCGACCCTGCCGAAGTTGCAGCGGCCGCTGCGTTCCTTGCTTCGTCGGATAGCAGCTTCATGACGGGCAGCGAGCTGTTCACCGATGGAGGCTTGGCGCAAATTTGAGGATCGAGGCCAGCGGGCGGAAAGTCCGCTGGCCTCGAACACGGTACCGGTCAAAGGCACAAACTTAGACGCGAGATGTGTCCGTTTCCGTCAGGCCTTAAAGGACCCTAGCGTGCGATGTTCACAGGAGTGCGGATTGGGATCTTGGTGAGCATTATGCCGGCTGCCCATTCCCGCCGGTCGATCCGAAAATCTGGCCCGTAGAATAACTCAATGATGGATCGGCTGCGGCAACGTAGAGTGCGGCAATCTCCGCCGGCTGGCCTGCTCGCGCCATCGGCGAATCTCCACCGAAGCTTCGCAACTTCTCGGGCGTTGCCCCGCCGCTGACCTGCAGGGGAGTCCAGAACGGACCCGGCGCAACGGCGTTCACGCGGATACCGCGGCTCGCGAGCTGCTTGGCCATGCTCTTGGTGAAGTTCAGCACCGCGGCACGCGTCAGCGCATAGTCGACGATGTCGGGCGAAGGGTTGCCAGCCTGTTCGGAGGACGTGTTGACGATTACCGCGCCCGCGCTCATCCGTTCGAGTGCCGCCTTCGTCAGCCAGAACGGCGCGTAGACATTGGTCTTCATCGTATCGTCGAAATCTTGGCTCGAGATATCGGCGATACCTGGACGCGTCTGCTGACGCGCCGCGTTGTTGATCAGGATATCGAGCCCGCCAAGCTGTTCGCTCGCCTGCTGCACCAGCCGCCGGCAAAAGCGTTCATCGCGCAGATCGCCGGGAATGGCGACTGCCTTGCGTCCCTCGGCCCGGATCAGCGCGACGACTTCGCGAGCGTCGGGTTCTTCGGCGGGCAAATAGTTGATCGCGACGTCTGCTCCCTCACGCGCATACGCGATGGCCGCAGCGCGCCCAATGCCACTGTCTCCACCGGTTATCAGCGCCTTCTTGCCCGCCAGCTTGCCCGAGCCCTTGTAGCTTGTCTCGCCGTGGTCCGGACGTGGTGTCATCTTCGACGCAAGACCGGGCCATGGCTGGCGCTGTACGGGGTAGGGGGGCTTGGGATAGGCTGTAGCGGCCGGTGTCGTCGCGGCGGTATTCCCACCGCTTTGCGTCGCGGCGTTTGCAGCGGTCGCGGCGATGGCACCCGCGGTAATGGCTGCCCCCGTCACGAATGTGCGGCGTGTGGTATCGGTCATCGTCATAGCTCCCGGAATGATCACGTCTCCAAGCGCCAAACGATTGCTTCTGTTCCGGATTCGCTAGCCTCTGCTCGGCCTAATGATAGAACGCCATCACCAGTCGCATACGCCTTGTCTCAATCTTCGGCCCAACGCCTGAGAAGATTGGACTGCGTTTTCGCCAGGAGGTCCAACTCTGGCGTTTTGCCGAGGCGGTCGAACAAGGCGTGCCGTGCCGTTTCGAGATCGAACAGCAATTCGCGGGCATCGGCATCGCGGACCAGGCTGCGAACCCAGGTGACGGCGGCTAGTCTTTCGCCGGATGTGACGGGTGCGACGCGGTGAAGCGCGGTCGTCGGGTAGACCACGGCATCGCCCGCCGCCAGTTTCACATCCTGTTCGCCTGCGGCGGACTCGATCACCAGCTCGCCGCCTTCGTACGTGTCGGGCTCTGACAGGAAAATCGTGACCGACACGTCGGTCCGCATGCCACCCATGATCGCGTCATCGACATGGCTCCCATACGCCATGCCGGGTTCGTAGCGGCTGAACAATGGAGGACGAACCACGTGCGGCCGGGTCGCCATCCGGAACAGCGGGTTCGCGAGCAGCCGATCGATCACGAGGTCCTGCATGTCGGCGAGTAGCGGGTCTGTACGGTCGACCTGCTCGTTGCGCTTGACCGGTCGGGCT from Sphingomonas sp. HMP9 encodes:
- a CDS encoding SDR family NAD(P)-dependent oxidoreductase, which encodes MNRLEGKTAIITGGGTGIGLASAKRFIEEGAFVYIFGRRQEKLDAAVATLGVNARAVAGSVTDGDDLDRLFETVRQQRGALDILFANAGTGALVPLTEITSEHYDETFDINVKGTIFTVQKGLTLMGQGGSIILTGSTTGVMGTPAFSIYSASKAAVRNLARSWAQDLRGTGIRVNVLSPGPTLTELAAEVVGRDAMIEMGSTTPIGHVGDPAEVAAAAAFLASSDSSFMTGSELFTDGGLAQI
- a CDS encoding SDR family oxidoreductase, with product MTDTTRRTFVTGAAITAGAIAATAANAATQSGGNTAATTPAATAYPKPPYPVQRQPWPGLASKMTPRPDHGETSYKGSGKLAGKKALITGGDSGIGRAAAIAYAREGADVAINYLPAEEPDAREVVALIRAEGRKAVAIPGDLRDERFCRRLVQQASEQLGGLDILINNAARQQTRPGIADISSQDFDDTMKTNVYAPFWLTKAALERMSAGAVIVNTSSEQAGNPSPDIVDYALTRAAVLNFTKSMAKQLASRGIRVNAVAPGPFWTPLQVSGGATPEKLRSFGGDSPMARAGQPAEIAALYVAAADPSLSYSTGQIFGSTGGNGQPA
- a CDS encoding Fe2+-dependent dioxygenase; the protein is MLIMIANVLDADNLRSLRDNLGRTRYVDGRRTAGREARPVKRNEQVDRTDPLLADMQDLVIDRLLANPLFRMATRPHVVRPPLFSRYEPGMAYGSHVDDAIMGGMRTDVSVTIFLSEPDTYEGGELVIESAAGEQDVKLAAGDAVVYPTTALHRVAPVTSGERLAAVTWVRSLVRDADARELLFDLETARHALFDRLGKTPELDLLAKTQSNLLRRWAED